A window of Penaeus monodon isolate SGIC_2016 chromosome 40, NSTDA_Pmon_1, whole genome shotgun sequence contains these coding sequences:
- the LOC119598022 gene encoding extensin-like, giving the protein MEPRSLSPTDANHKAQSIEWPLSHSSHSPQPTILIPTTHNHCFHNLQPPFQQFTTLFPKPQLPFLQPTIPIPTLPQSLKPTTHNSPTQSPVPITPPQFQQSPFPPPQSPIPTIPHSHNPPFPQFPIPTIPHSYSPPFQQFPQSPIPPPPHNTPFPKFPQSPIPTIPHSHNSHNPPFPQSPIPTIPIPTVPHSHNPPFPQSPIPTIPHSHNPPFPQFPQSPIPTIPIPHTHNPQFPQSPIPQSPTYNSHNPPIQFLAQVLITQPSTRPGATLRFKTVQVATCN; this is encoded by the exons ATGGAACCCAGAAGCTTATCACCAACAGATGCCAACCACAAGGCGCAATCTATAGAGT GGCCTCTTTCCCACAGCTCACATTCCCCACAACCCACAATCCTCATTCCCACAACCCATAACCACTGTTTTCACAACCTGCAACCCCCATTCCAACAATTCACAACCCTGTTCCCAAAACCCCAATTACCCTTCCTACAACCTACAATCCCCATTCCCACACTCCCACAATCCCTAAAACCTACAACCCATAATTCCCCCACACAATCCCCAGTTCCCATAACCCCCCCACAATTCCAAcaatccccattcccccccccacaaTCCCCCATTCCCACAATCCCCCATTCCCACAATCCTCCATTCCCACAATTCCCCATTCCCACAATCCCCCATTCTTACAGTCCCCCATTCCAACAATTCCCAcaatcccccattcccccccccccacacaatacTCCATTCCCAAAATTCCCACAGTCCCCCATTCCCACAATCCCCCATTCCCACAATTCCCACAATCCCCCATTCCCACAATCCCCCATTCCCACAATCCCCATTCCCACTGTCCCACATTCGCACAATCCCCCATTCCCACAATCCCCCATTCCCACAATTCCCCATTCCCACAATCCCCCATTCCCACAATTCCCACAGTCCCCCATTCCCACAAtccccatcccccacacacataatcccCAATTCCCACAATCCCCCATTCCACAATCCCCCACATACAATTCCCACAATCCCCCCATACAATTCCTCGCACAGGTATTGATCACGCAGCCCTCAACGCGACCTGGAGCCACACTAAGATTCAAGACAGTCCAGGTGGCGACCTGCAACTGA